A single region of the Oreochromis niloticus isolate F11D_XX linkage group LG19, O_niloticus_UMD_NMBU, whole genome shotgun sequence genome encodes:
- the LOC102078518 gene encoding uncharacterized protein LOC102078518, translating into MGNIKVGLTPANQSEGITEQEGRPLRRSSMSSRVTSAVKFLDVGMEIEEELTSLLPTLDREKIICIVEHLIGVQQKNGNRPENLNDTITLEPCPAASAETSSHPPHPSSSTSTTMYNHYSSCWVSHLQIPWERFPLRLSHALTRRDRAHPEDRRSMVRIVVEAMQVHCRNPKRAFCEEVAKIIVNRYPQTFADFTEKGERLGCGHYSLLRSIKSRVEHVNRDNTTHREPTKRTRNEEDYSPNSSGTPPKKVRCLVDSYGCINWQPVELPEGETPASLEEKKHILLTIFNSQGPGAVERPDVDDFMCLTYISQQQLINSCPSLSVAEIQEQWPFLFTRKGLSNHFYKLAGIDISECLSQALITKGRRIINYFSSQKLKWNLGIRTLIQQIESEGVLTNNKVGTAAILLMMKYYKEDEDSLFVLADETSTRMSPEAESNLPITPRLIMLVQ; encoded by the exons ATGGGAAACATTAAAGTTGGACTGACACCAGCTAATCAGTCtgaag GAATCACAGAACAAGAAGGGAGACCACTGAGGAGAAGTTCTATGAGTTCACGGGTGACCTCAGCTGTCAAGTTCCTGGATGTGG GGATGGAAATTGAAGAGGAACTCACAAGCCTCCTGCCGACACtagacagagagaaaataatCTGCATTGTAGAACATCTTATTGGTGTACAACAAAAAA atGGCAACAGACCAGAGAACCTGAATGACACCATTACTCTGGAGCCTTGCcctgctgcatcagctgaaaCATCAAGCCATCCAcctcacccctcctcctccacgtCCACCACTATGTACAACCATTACTCCAGCTGTTGGGTCTCACACTTACAGATTCCTTGGGAAAGATTTCCACTCCGACTGTCGCATGCACTCACAAGAAGGGACAGAGCTCATCCAGAGGACAGGAGAAGTATGGTTAGAATTGTTGTGGAGGCCATGCAAGTTCACTGCAGGAACCCTAAACGTGCATTTTGTGAAGAAGTTGCTAAAATCATTGTAAACAGATACCCTCAAACATTTGCAGATTTTactgaaaagggagaaagactgGGTTGTGGACATTATTCACTACTGAGAAGCATCAAATCTAGAGTTGAACATGTTAATCGAGATAATACAACACATAGAGAACCAACAAAGAGAACCAGGAATGAGGAAGACTACAGTCCCAACAGTAGTGGAACCCCACCCAAAAAAGTTAGATGCCTTGTTGATAGCTATGGTTGTATAAATTGGCAGCCAGTTGAACTTCCTGAGGGGGAAACGCCAGCTTCTttagaggaaaagaaacacatcCTGTTAACAATTTTTAATTCACAAGGACCTGGAGCTGTGGAGAGACCTGATGTGGATGACTTCATGTGCCTCACATATATTTCTCAGCAGCAGCTTATCAACAGTTGTCCCTCACTTTCAGTAGCTGAAATTCAGGAGCAGTGGCCATTCTTGTTTACTCGGAAAGGTCTTTCGAACCACTTTTACAAACTCGCAGGCATCGATATCAGTGAGTGCTTAAGTCAGGCCCTCATAACCAAAGGCAGAAGGATTATTAACTATTTCTCCAGCCAGAAGCTCAAATGGAACCTTGGTATAAGGACACTCATCCAGCAGATAGAAAGTGAGGGAGTTTTGACCAACAACAAGGTTGGCACAGCAGCCATACTTCTCATGATGAAGTATTACAAGGAAGATGAAGACTCCCTCTTTGTCTTAGCAGAT